The following are encoded together in the Triticum dicoccoides isolate Atlit2015 ecotype Zavitan chromosome 6B, WEW_v2.0, whole genome shotgun sequence genome:
- the LOC119324184 gene encoding proliferating cell nuclear antigen-like, translating into MLELRLVQGSLLKKVLEAIKDLVTDANFDCSGTGFSLQAMDSSHVALVALLLRSEGFEHYRCDRNLSMGMNLGNMAKMLRCAGNDDIITIKADDGSDTVTFMFESPNQDKIADFEMKLMDIDSEHLGIPDSEYQAIVRMPSSEFSRICKDLSSIGDTVIISVTKEGVKFSTAGDIGTANIVCRQNKTVDKPEESTIIEMQEPVSLTFALRYMNSFTKASPLSDQVTISLSSELPVVVEYKIGEMGYIRFYLAPKIEEDEEMKA; encoded by the exons ATGCTGGAGCTGCGGCTGGTGCAGGGGAGCCTGCTGAAGAAGGTGCTGGAGGCGATCAAGGATTTGGTGACGGACGCCAACTTCGACTGCTCCGGCACGGGGTTCTCGCTGCAGGCCATGGACTCCTCCCACGTCGCGCTCGTGGCCCTCCTCCTCCGCTCCGAGGGCTTTGAGCACTACCGCTGCGACCGCAACCTCTCCATGGGCATGAACCTCGGCAACATGGCCAAGATGCTCCGCTGCGCCGGCAACGACGACATCATCACCATCAAGGCCGACGACGGCTCCGACACCGTCACCTTCATGTTCGAGTCTCCCA ATCAGGATAAGATTGCGGACTTCGAGATGAAGCTCATGGACATCGACAGCGAGCACCTCGGCATCCCCGACTCCGAGTACCAGGCCATCGTCCGCATGCCGTCCTCGGAGTTCTCCAGGATCTGCAAGGATCTCAGCAGCATCGGCGACACCG TTATTATATCTGTCACCAAGGAGGGTGTCAAGTTCTCCACTGCTGGAGACATTGGAACTGCAAACATCGTGTGCAGGCAGAACAAGACTGTTGACAAG CCTGAGGAATCAACCATTATAGAGATGCAAGAGCCGGTGTCACTCACCTTTGCTCTGAGGTACATGAACTCCTTCACCAAGGCAAGCCCACTGTCGGACCAAGTCACCATCAGCCTCTCATCGGAGCTGCCGGTGGTTGTCGAGTACAAGATCGGTGAGATGGGATACATCAGGTTTTATCTGGCGCCCAAGATCGAAGAGGATGAGGAAATGAAGGCATGA